One genomic region from Bufo bufo chromosome 3, aBufBuf1.1, whole genome shotgun sequence encodes:
- the NACA gene encoding nascent polypeptide-associated complex subunit alpha isoform X47 — MVSAPELDIPSPAKELTLPPALPSVASVPSIPISSVSLPLVSKTSAIPTAPAPVAVEEEEMPPLIPPEVPDKEAVFLQPVTVDLVPPKPPVAAPVKEPILKNDKGSGTDSDSDDSPPELEQDTQTSTQQAQLAAAAEIDEEPVSKAKQSRSEKKARKAMSKLGLRQVTGVTRVTIRKSKNILFVITKPDVYKSPASDTYIVFGEAKIEDLSQQAQLAAAEKFKVQGEGVSNIQENTQTPTVQEESEEEEVDETGVEVKDIELVMSQANVSRAKAVRALKNNSNDIVNAIMELTM; from the exons ATGGTTTCTGCTCCAGAGCTAGATATTCCAAGTCCTGCAAAAGAGCTAACTCTTCCTCCTGCTTTGCCTTCCGTGGCATCTGTGCCTTCTATACCTATTTCTTCTGTTTCTCTGCCTCTCGTCTCCAAAACATCTGCCATACCCACTGCACCTGCCCCTGTTGCTGTTGAAGAGGAAGAAATGCCACCTCTGATCCCTCCAGAGGTTCCTGATAAGGAAGCAGTGTTTCTTCAACCGGTCACAGTGGACCTTGTTCCCCCGAAACCACCTGTAGCCGCTCCAGTGAAGGAGCCCATTCTGAAGAACGACAAGG ggtcagggaCAGATTCCGACAGTGATGATTCTCCTCCAGAGCTGGAACAGGACACACAGACATCTACGCAGCAGGCCCAG TTGGCAGCAGCGGCAGAAATAGACGAGGAACCTGTCAGCAAAGCAAAACAGAGCAGGAGCGAAAAGAAGGCACGAAAG GCTATGTCAAAGTTGGGGCTTCGCCAGGTCACCGGAGTTACAAGAGTCACAATCCGAAAATCCAAGAACATTTTGTTTGTTATAACCAAGCCAGACGTATACAAGAGCCCAGCATCCGACACCTACATAGTCTTTGGAGAAGCAAAG ATTGAAGATCTCTCACAACAAGCCCAGCTGGCTGCTGCCGAAAAATTCAAGGTACAGGGAGAAGGCGTCTCAAACATACAGGAAAACACACAAACTCCTACAGTACAGGAGGAGAGCGAAGAGGAAGAG GTTGATGAGACTGGCGTAGAAGTGAAGGACATTGAACTTGTAATGTCACAAGCAAACGTGTCCAGGGCGAAGGCTGTACGTGCTCTAAAGAACAACAGCAACGACATTGTAAACGCCATCATG gagttgaCGATGTGA